In a single window of the Phycisphaerae bacterium genome:
- a CDS encoding VanZ family protein has translation MSVAEDQGKVVVGGEAAPRVLGGTRLLRRRLPSFRILRRTLIGYWVLMFCATHWPDVDRFRPESGWPFPEFDRLVHFGLYAVWGLLWWMIFLVSRRAVSRWVIGWVLAGGVVWAAFDECTQAVVGRTPDVIDFVCDVGGLLASLVVFRLYWRFRSGEDRVSA, from the coding sequence ATGAGCGTGGCTGAGGACCAAGGTAAGGTTGTGGTCGGAGGGGAGGCGGCCCCGCGTGTGCTTGGGGGGACGCGACTGCTCCGGCGGCGTTTACCTTCGTTTCGGATCCTCCGGAGAACGCTGATTGGCTACTGGGTTCTGATGTTCTGTGCGACGCATTGGCCGGACGTAGACCGTTTCAGGCCGGAAAGCGGCTGGCCGTTTCCGGAGTTCGATCGGTTGGTGCACTTTGGTTTGTACGCCGTCTGGGGTTTGTTGTGGTGGATGATCTTCCTGGTGAGTCGGCGCGCGGTGAGCCGATGGGTGATAGGGTGGGTGCTGGCGGGCGGGGTTGTCTGGGCGGCGTTTGACGAGTGCACGCAGGCGGTTGTGGGGCGGACGCCGGACGTTATCGACTTCGTGTGCGACGTGGGCGGGTTGCTGGCGAGTCTGGTGGTGTTCCGGCTCTACTGGCGGTTCAGATCAGGTGAGGATCGGGTATCGGCCTGA